The Amycolatopsis sp. 195334CR genome window below encodes:
- a CDS encoding diguanylate cyclase: protein MSDAWLVGRARELIATVQRSDYAEQVAIIETLDELLGETQRRGEPILVAQLLRSVCLAKLVTKGMAADAEPTLDEMLAHTRRHGLALLRADAHALRGRRMVMAEQEDAALTEIARALAILDDSATPDVQLGRRAWDKLLASALIDCWVVLNQLGVYEAAEEVISRAHQAVRDSAGPHEITLQLINRVKMMLGWGLRLERVGSYDEAVEKFRTAASMAVAAEAPFAESLFPRKSGVPAIDQVGVLAAALALSSPEAAHLDRLRGLLTEPGYPHEQVLVTIALARCLDHIGRRDEALEVLNAARAGAAEDTSNPSMRLNLVRELAKLETHQNEDLAKESDSPASAPTLLLNYAGALEAELWTLRESQIATLTARREHERLTAEHGEMTQQALQDPLTGLPNRRALDERLRALASSATSHPLAVALVDLDGFKGVNDRHSHAEGDDVLRVVASTLRDALRGDDIVARYGGDEFIVLLPGAPVSAATQALSRAVTAVASLPHHLSHGVTLSVGLVSIRAQERAEQVLSRADAAMYQAKRRGGNQVASAYLEAGESAADWPGEPADTDPAWGLREHT, encoded by the coding sequence ATGTCGGACGCCTGGCTGGTCGGCCGTGCCCGCGAACTCATCGCCACCGTGCAGCGCAGCGACTACGCCGAGCAGGTCGCCATCATCGAGACCCTCGACGAGCTGCTGGGGGAGACCCAGCGCCGCGGTGAGCCGATCCTGGTCGCCCAGCTGCTCCGGTCGGTCTGCCTGGCCAAGCTGGTCACCAAGGGCATGGCCGCCGACGCCGAGCCCACGCTCGACGAGATGCTCGCGCACACCCGCAGGCACGGACTGGCCCTGCTGCGGGCCGACGCGCACGCCCTGCGCGGACGGCGCATGGTGATGGCCGAGCAGGAGGACGCGGCGCTCACCGAGATCGCCAGGGCACTGGCCATCCTGGACGACTCCGCCACCCCGGACGTGCAGCTCGGCCGCCGCGCCTGGGACAAGCTGCTCGCCAGCGCGCTGATCGACTGCTGGGTGGTGCTCAACCAGCTGGGCGTCTACGAGGCCGCCGAGGAGGTCATCTCCCGCGCGCACCAGGCCGTCCGCGACAGCGCCGGCCCGCACGAGATCACCCTGCAGCTGATCAACCGGGTCAAGATGATGCTCGGCTGGGGCCTGCGGCTCGAACGCGTCGGCAGCTACGACGAGGCGGTGGAGAAGTTCCGCACCGCGGCGTCGATGGCGGTGGCCGCCGAGGCGCCGTTCGCCGAGTCCCTGTTCCCGCGCAAGAGCGGGGTCCCGGCGATCGACCAGGTCGGCGTGCTGGCCGCGGCGCTCGCGCTGTCCTCGCCCGAGGCTGCCCACCTCGACCGCCTGCGCGGCCTGCTCACCGAGCCCGGCTACCCGCACGAGCAGGTCCTCGTGACCATCGCGCTGGCCAGGTGCCTCGACCACATCGGCCGCCGCGACGAGGCGCTGGAGGTGCTGAACGCGGCCCGCGCGGGTGCCGCCGAGGACACGTCCAACCCGTCGATGCGACTGAACCTGGTGCGCGAGCTGGCGAAGCTGGAGACGCACCAGAACGAGGACCTGGCCAAGGAGTCGGACAGCCCGGCCTCGGCCCCCACGCTGCTGCTGAACTACGCGGGCGCGCTGGAGGCCGAGCTGTGGACGCTGCGCGAGTCGCAGATCGCCACGCTCACCGCGCGCCGCGAGCACGAGCGGCTGACCGCCGAGCACGGCGAGATGACCCAGCAGGCGCTGCAGGACCCGCTCACCGGCCTGCCCAACCGCCGCGCGCTCGACGAGCGGCTGCGCGCGCTGGCTTCGTCGGCAACGTCACACCCGCTCGCCGTCGCGCTGGTCGACCTCGACGGGTTCAAGGGCGTCAACGACCGGCATTCGCACGCGGAGGGTGACGACGTGCTGCGCGTGGTCGCCAGCACGCTGCGGGACGCCCTGCGTGGTGACGACATCGTCGCGCGCTACGGCGGGGACGAGTTCATCGTGCTGCTGCCCGGCGCCCCGGTCTCCGCGGCGACGCAGGCGCTCAGCCGCGCTGTGACGGCCGTCGCGTCCCTCCCGCACCACCTGTCGCACGGGGTAACCCTCTCGGTCGGTCTTGTCTCGATCCGCGCGCAGGAACGCGCCGAGCAGGTGCTCTCCCGCGCCGATGCCGCCATGTACCAGGCAAAACGCCGGGGCGGGAACCAGGTCGCCTCGGCCTATCTGGAAGCCGGCGAGTCCGCCGCGGACTGGCCGGGCGAGCCCGCCGACACCGACCCGGCGTGGGGACTGCGAGAGCACACGTAG
- the glmU gene encoding bifunctional UDP-N-acetylglucosamine diphosphorylase/glucosamine-1-phosphate N-acetyltransferase GlmU produces the protein MTGPLTTLILAAGEGTRMRSTTPKVLHPIAGRPLVEHAVRAAAGLDPEHLVVVVGHGRDAVGGHLDEVAKLLGRPVGTAVQEAQNGTGHAVSCALATLPPQLTGTVVVSYGDVPLLDTETLGALLAEHTETGNAVTVLTSVVTDPTGYGRIVRDAQGAVTAIVEQKDADEAQLAITEINSGVYAFDAAVLADGLSRLSTDNAQGELYLTDVLGIARGDGRAVGALVAGDPWLTEGVNDRVQLSVLGAELNRRIVRRWQRAGVTVVDPATTWLDAGVVLAQDVRIEPGVQLKGATTVGEGATVGPDTTLTDVEVGAGAKVVRTHGSESVLGENVSVGPFAYLRPGTRLGDKGKIGTFVETKNADIGKGTKVPHLSYVGDATIGEQSNIGAASVFVNYDGVNKHHTTIGSHVRMGSDNMYVAPVTVGDGAASGAGAVIRRDVPPGALAVSGGPQRNIEGWVARKRPGTPAAEAAEAALARNEVENDGESQK, from the coding sequence GTGACCGGGCCTTTGACAACCCTGATCCTCGCCGCGGGCGAGGGCACCCGCATGCGGTCGACCACCCCGAAGGTGCTGCACCCGATCGCCGGGCGGCCGCTCGTCGAGCACGCGGTGCGCGCGGCGGCCGGGCTCGACCCGGAGCACCTCGTCGTGGTCGTCGGCCACGGCCGGGACGCGGTCGGCGGGCACCTGGACGAGGTGGCCAAGCTGCTCGGCCGCCCGGTCGGCACGGCGGTGCAGGAGGCGCAGAACGGCACCGGGCACGCGGTCTCGTGCGCGCTGGCCACGCTGCCCCCGCAGCTCACCGGCACGGTGGTGGTCAGCTACGGCGACGTGCCGCTGCTCGACACCGAGACGCTGGGCGCGCTGCTCGCCGAGCACACCGAGACCGGCAACGCGGTCACCGTGCTGACCTCGGTGGTCACCGACCCGACCGGCTACGGCCGGATCGTGCGCGACGCACAGGGCGCGGTCACCGCGATCGTCGAGCAGAAGGACGCCGACGAGGCGCAGCTGGCGATCACCGAGATCAACTCGGGCGTGTACGCCTTCGACGCGGCCGTGCTGGCCGACGGCCTGTCCCGGCTGTCCACCGACAACGCGCAGGGCGAGCTGTACCTGACCGACGTGCTGGGCATCGCCCGCGGCGACGGCCGGGCGGTCGGCGCGCTGGTGGCCGGGGACCCGTGGCTGACCGAGGGCGTGAACGACCGGGTGCAGCTGTCGGTGCTGGGTGCCGAGCTGAACCGCCGGATCGTGCGCCGCTGGCAGCGGGCCGGGGTGACCGTGGTCGACCCGGCCACCACCTGGCTCGACGCCGGGGTGGTGCTGGCCCAGGACGTGCGCATCGAGCCGGGGGTGCAGCTCAAGGGCGCCACCACGGTCGGCGAGGGCGCGACCGTCGGCCCGGACACCACGCTGACCGACGTCGAGGTCGGTGCCGGCGCCAAGGTGGTCCGCACGCACGGTTCGGAGTCGGTGCTCGGCGAGAACGTCAGCGTCGGCCCGTTCGCCTACCTGCGGCCCGGTACCCGGCTCGGGGACAAGGGCAAGATCGGCACCTTCGTCGAGACCAAGAACGCCGACATCGGCAAGGGCACCAAGGTGCCGCACCTGAGCTACGTCGGCGACGCCACCATCGGCGAGCAGAGCAACATCGGCGCGGCCAGCGTCTTCGTCAACTACGACGGCGTCAACAAGCACCACACCACGATCGGCTCCCACGTCCGGATGGGCTCGGACAACATGTACGTCGCTCCGGTGACCGTCGGCGACGGCGCCGCTAGCGGCGCGGGTGCGGTGATCCGCCGGGACGTCCCGCCCGGCGCGCTGGCGGTTTCCGGGGGACCGCAGCGCAACATCGAAGGCTGGGTGGCCCGGAAGCGACCGGGCACTCCCGCGGCGGAGGCGGCCGAGGCGGCACTCGCCCGAAACGAAGTGGAAAACGACGGGGAGTCGCAGAAATGA
- a CDS encoding ribose-phosphate diphosphokinase — protein sequence MSPKSGTPKKNLMLFSGRAHPELAEEVAKHLNITITPQTAHNFANGEIFVRFQESVRGCDAFVLQSHPQPINEWVMEQLIMVDALKRASAKRITVIMPFYPYARQDKKHKGREPISARLIADLFKTAGADRIMTVDLHTAQIQGFFDGPVDHLLAQSVLADHINNTYAEHEITVVSPDSGRVRLAEKWAEQLGNKPIAFIHKTRDPDKPNQAVANRVVGKVEGRLCVLIDDMIDTGGTIVKATEALLNEGASDVVIASTHGILSDPATDRLSNCKAREVILTNTLPIPEEKRFPGLTVLSIAPLLARAIQQVFEDGSVTSLFDGQA from the coding sequence ATGAGCCCGAAGTCCGGTACACCGAAGAAGAACCTGATGCTCTTCTCCGGCCGCGCCCACCCAGAACTGGCCGAAGAGGTGGCCAAGCACCTCAACATCACCATCACTCCCCAGACCGCGCACAACTTCGCCAACGGCGAGATCTTCGTCCGGTTCCAGGAGTCGGTGCGCGGGTGTGACGCCTTCGTGCTGCAGAGCCACCCGCAGCCGATCAACGAGTGGGTGATGGAGCAGCTGATCATGGTGGACGCGCTCAAGCGCGCCAGCGCCAAGCGCATCACCGTGATCATGCCGTTCTACCCGTACGCGCGGCAGGACAAGAAGCACAAGGGCCGCGAGCCGATCTCGGCGCGGCTGATCGCGGACCTGTTCAAGACGGCGGGGGCCGACCGGATCATGACGGTCGACCTGCACACCGCGCAGATCCAGGGCTTCTTCGACGGGCCGGTCGACCACCTGCTCGCGCAGAGCGTGCTGGCCGACCACATCAACAACACCTACGCCGAGCACGAGATCACCGTGGTGTCGCCGGACTCGGGCCGCGTGCGCCTGGCGGAGAAGTGGGCCGAGCAGCTCGGCAACAAGCCGATCGCCTTCATCCACAAGACCCGGGACCCGGACAAGCCCAACCAGGCGGTGGCCAACCGCGTGGTCGGCAAGGTCGAGGGCAGGCTGTGCGTGCTGATCGACGACATGATCGACACCGGTGGCACGATCGTGAAGGCGACGGAGGCCCTGCTCAACGAAGGCGCCTCGGACGTGGTGATCGCCTCGACCCACGGAATCCTCTCGGACCCGGCGACCGACCGCCTGTCGAACTGCAAGGCACGCGAGGTCATCCTGACCAACACGCTGCCCATCCCCGAGGAGAAGCGCTTCCCCGGCCTCACGGTCCTCTCGATCGCCCCCCTGCTGGCCCGCGCCATCCAGCAGGTCTTCGAAGACGGCTCGGTCACCAGCCTGTTCGACGGCCAGGCCTGA
- a CDS encoding 50S ribosomal protein L25/general stress protein Ctc: MSEVRLSVEPRTEFGKGAARRTRRAGKIPAVLYGHGSDPRHLSLPAIEFARVVRENGTNAVITLDVDSSSELALTKTIVVHPLKNYIEHVDLLVVKRGEKVTVDVPVVVTGDAAPGTLVSQDLDTLTVEVEALHIPDQFEVSVEGLEAGTQILASQVELPQGAELVTDGEYLVVAVNEAPNEAAMESQVDADGAGVVEDQPESTEE, from the coding sequence GTGTCCGAGGTACGTCTGTCCGTCGAACCGCGCACCGAGTTCGGCAAGGGCGCCGCGCGTCGCACGCGGCGCGCCGGCAAGATCCCCGCGGTTCTCTATGGTCACGGCTCGGACCCGCGGCACCTGTCGCTGCCGGCCATCGAGTTCGCCCGCGTCGTCCGTGAGAACGGCACCAACGCCGTGATCACCCTGGACGTGGACAGCTCCAGCGAGCTGGCCCTGACCAAGACCATCGTGGTCCACCCGCTGAAGAACTACATCGAGCACGTCGACCTGCTCGTGGTCAAGCGCGGCGAGAAGGTCACCGTGGACGTGCCGGTGGTCGTCACCGGCGACGCCGCCCCGGGCACCCTGGTCTCCCAGGACCTGGACACGCTGACCGTCGAGGTCGAGGCGCTGCACATCCCCGACCAGTTCGAGGTCTCCGTCGAGGGCCTCGAGGCAGGCACCCAGATCCTCGCCTCCCAGGTCGAGCTGCCCCAGGGCGCCGAGCTGGTGACCGACGGCGAGTACCTGGTCGTCGCGGTGAACGAGGCCCCGAACGAGGCGGCCATGGAGAGCCAGGTCGACGCGGACGGCGCCGGGGTGGTCGAGGACCAGCCCGAGTCCACCGAGGAGTAA
- the pth gene encoding aminoacyl-tRNA hydrolase, protein METDLPGAGEQIVLAGLGNPGPRYAGNRHNAGFLVLDELAARMGGKFKAHKTGGEVLEGRLAGRRVALVKPRSFMNLSGGPVAGAARFFKVGADGVVVVHDELDLPYGALKLKFGGGDNGHNGLRSITKSLGTKDYFRVRFGVDRPPGRMDPADYVLKDFSTVERKELALNLDRCADAVEALVANGLLAAQNAFHAG, encoded by the coding sequence GTGGAAACCGACCTGCCCGGGGCCGGCGAGCAGATCGTGCTCGCCGGCCTCGGCAATCCGGGCCCCCGGTACGCGGGCAACCGGCACAACGCCGGTTTCCTGGTGCTGGACGAACTGGCCGCGCGCATGGGCGGCAAGTTCAAGGCGCACAAGACCGGCGGCGAGGTGCTCGAAGGCCGCCTCGCCGGGCGACGGGTGGCGCTGGTCAAGCCCCGCTCGTTCATGAACCTCTCCGGCGGTCCGGTCGCCGGTGCCGCGCGCTTCTTCAAGGTCGGCGCGGACGGCGTAGTCGTCGTGCACGACGAACTCGACCTGCCCTACGGCGCGCTGAAGCTCAAGTTCGGCGGCGGCGACAACGGGCACAACGGCCTTCGCTCGATCACCAAGTCCCTGGGCACCAAGGACTACTTCCGGGTCCGCTTCGGCGTCGACCGCCCGCCCGGCCGGATGGACCCGGCGGACTACGTGCTCAAGGACTTCTCCACGGTGGAGCGCAAGGAACTCGCGCTGAACCTCGACCGCTGCGCCGACGCCGTCGAAGCGCTGGTCGCCAACGGCCTCCTGGCTGCTCAGAACGCCTTCCACGCCGGCTGA
- a CDS encoding DivIVA domain-containing protein: MSLSADDARSTAFGNAPIGRRGYAKNEVDDFVQRIAATLDGQDDLTAAEVHHVVFGKPLIGKRGYDEREVDEFLDTAEEALLSHFGADWRAHQVPAAREAAQATDAPFARSAPADQYLER; this comes from the coding sequence ATGTCCTTGAGCGCCGATGACGCCCGGAGCACTGCCTTCGGGAACGCCCCGATCGGCCGCCGCGGTTACGCCAAGAACGAGGTGGACGACTTCGTTCAGCGGATCGCCGCGACCCTCGACGGGCAGGACGACCTGACCGCCGCCGAGGTGCACCACGTGGTGTTCGGCAAGCCGCTGATCGGGAAGCGCGGGTACGACGAGCGCGAGGTCGACGAGTTCCTCGACACCGCGGAGGAGGCGCTGCTGTCCCACTTCGGCGCCGACTGGCGGGCGCACCAGGTGCCCGCCGCGCGCGAAGCCGCGCAGGCCACGGATGCTCCTTTTGCCCGCTCGGCCCCGGCCGACCAGTACCTGGAGCGATGA
- a CDS encoding DivIVA domain-containing protein: MTISGADALTIQFHRAPIGTRGYSEADVDKFLDRVAKTLDGEDHLTAAQVHEVSFGRPALGKRGYDQQEVDAFLRQVESTLAAREGWTPHATNAIIAPALEHSHCRKSLWRRVRR; the protein is encoded by the coding sequence ATGACCATCTCCGGAGCGGACGCGCTGACCATCCAGTTCCACCGGGCGCCGATCGGCACGCGGGGCTACAGCGAGGCGGACGTGGACAAGTTCCTCGACCGGGTCGCCAAAACCCTCGACGGCGAGGACCACCTGACCGCCGCGCAGGTGCACGAGGTGTCGTTCGGCAGGCCCGCGCTCGGGAAGCGGGGCTACGACCAGCAGGAGGTCGACGCCTTCCTTCGCCAGGTGGAGAGCACGCTGGCCGCCCGGGAAGGCTGGACCCCGCACGCGACGAACGCCATCATCGCCCCGGCGCTGGAGCACAGCCACTGCCGCAAGTCCCTGTGGCGCCGAGTCCGCCGCTGA
- a CDS encoding fatty acyl-AMP ligase, which translates to MSRFVDTLVATAAGGGQQRGMVTGEPKEPVRRTWAEVHEQAKRFAGELIHRGLEPGSAVAVLAAAPSLIAPTVQAVWLAGGSVTMLHQPTPRTDLAEWAEDTLRVLRMIGSELVLLGEPFDQLAPVLTEHGIAFHAITELDAGEPITEPVPVGEDDLALLQLTSGSTAEPKAVRITHGNLYTNVKAMVERAEFDFGTDVMVSWLPTFHDMGMVGFLTVPMTFGVELVKITPVEFLTGPLIWPRLITKYGGTTTAAPNFAYAVVGKRMARADEDFDLSKLRIALNGAEPIDETAVQTFVDAGARFKMPPECVFPAYGMAEATLAVSFAPLFTGLTLDVVEAEALEAHNRAVPVPEDDPRRGTEEVRSFAVLGRPLDGLEAQIADDSGKVLGEREVGEIRLRGPAVTPGYFTVDGPLETQDAEGWIDTGDLGYLVDGQIVICGRRKDVIIMGGRNIYPTDIERAATSVDGVRLGNAVAVRIDAGSRRERFAVVLESKLSGDEAEERRLAKEVAGRVRDAVDVRPFAVVVLPAGSLPKTPSGKVKRAATASRYADQIEQAGR; encoded by the coding sequence ATGAGTCGGTTCGTGGACACCCTGGTCGCCACCGCGGCCGGGGGCGGTCAGCAGCGGGGCATGGTCACTGGGGAGCCGAAGGAACCGGTTCGCCGCACCTGGGCGGAGGTCCACGAGCAGGCGAAGCGCTTCGCGGGCGAGCTCATCCACCGCGGGCTGGAGCCGGGCAGCGCGGTCGCCGTGCTGGCCGCCGCGCCCTCGCTGATCGCGCCCACCGTGCAGGCCGTCTGGCTGGCCGGGGGCAGCGTGACCATGCTGCACCAGCCGACCCCGCGCACCGACCTCGCCGAATGGGCCGAGGACACGCTGCGCGTGCTGCGCATGATCGGCTCGGAGCTGGTGCTGCTCGGCGAGCCGTTCGACCAGCTGGCGCCGGTGCTCACCGAGCACGGCATCGCCTTCCACGCGATCACCGAGCTGGACGCGGGCGAACCGATCACCGAGCCGGTGCCGGTCGGCGAGGACGACCTCGCGCTGCTCCAGCTGACCAGCGGCTCCACCGCCGAGCCGAAGGCCGTGCGGATCACCCACGGCAACCTGTACACCAACGTCAAGGCGATGGTCGAGCGCGCCGAGTTCGACTTCGGCACCGACGTGATGGTCTCGTGGCTGCCCACCTTCCACGACATGGGCATGGTCGGCTTCCTCACCGTGCCGATGACCTTCGGCGTGGAGCTGGTCAAGATCACCCCGGTCGAGTTCCTCACCGGGCCGCTGATCTGGCCGCGGCTGATCACCAAGTACGGCGGCACCACCACCGCCGCGCCGAACTTCGCCTACGCGGTGGTCGGCAAGCGGATGGCGCGCGCCGATGAGGACTTCGACCTGTCCAAGCTGCGGATCGCGCTGAACGGCGCCGAGCCGATCGACGAGACCGCCGTGCAGACCTTTGTGGACGCCGGGGCGCGGTTCAAGATGCCGCCGGAGTGCGTGTTCCCGGCCTACGGCATGGCGGAGGCGACGCTCGCGGTGTCGTTCGCGCCGCTGTTCACCGGGCTGACGCTGGACGTGGTGGAGGCCGAGGCGCTGGAGGCGCACAACCGCGCGGTGCCGGTGCCCGAGGACGACCCGCGGCGCGGGACCGAGGAGGTGCGCTCGTTCGCCGTGCTCGGCCGCCCGCTCGACGGCCTCGAAGCGCAGATCGCCGACGACTCCGGCAAGGTGCTCGGCGAGCGCGAGGTCGGCGAAATCCGCCTGCGCGGGCCCGCGGTCACGCCGGGGTACTTCACTGTGGACGGTCCTTTGGAGACACAGGACGCCGAGGGCTGGATCGACACCGGCGACCTCGGGTACCTGGTGGACGGTCAGATCGTCATCTGCGGCCGCCGCAAGGACGTGATCATCATGGGCGGCCGGAACATCTACCCGACCGACATCGAGCGCGCGGCCACCTCGGTCGACGGCGTGCGGCTGGGCAACGCGGTCGCGGTCCGGATCGACGCGGGCAGCAGGCGCGAGCGGTTCGCCGTGGTGCTGGAGTCCAAACTGTCCGGTGACGAGGCCGAGGAACGGCGGCTGGCCAAGGAGGTCGCCGGCCGCGTCCGCGACGCGGTGGACGTGCGCCCGTTCGCCGTGGTGGTGCTGCCCGCCGGGAGCCTGCCGAAAACCCCGTCGGGCAAGGTCAAGCGCGCGGCCACCGCTTCCCGGTACGCCGACCAGATCGAGCAGGCGGGCCGCTGA
- a CDS encoding ABC-F family ATP-binding cassette domain-containing protein: MVNLVNLESVSKSYGVRPLLDAVSLGVGEGERIGVVGLNGGGKTTLLEVLTGIAEPDSGRVSQVRGLRMAVVTQRTELVGETVRDAALAAYDADHEWAADARVRSIVEGLGITALGLDNPTATLSGGERRRVALAAALVGELDLVVLDEPTNHLDVEGVRWLADHLLARKTALVVVTHDRWFLDTVCGRTWEVVGGRVEQYEGGYADWVFARAERARLAATLEEKRQNLARKELAWLQRGAKARTSKPRYRIEAAEALISDVPPPRDSVELMSFARRRLGKTVVELEDVTLAAGEKALLDNVTWRIGPGDRIGLVGVNGSGKTTLLKALAGETELAGGRRIQGKTVSLAHLTQELEDLPGHLRVLEAVEQVAGRVVLGKHELSASQLAEKLGFPPARQWTPVEDLSGGERRRLQLVRLLMAEPNVLLLDEPTNDLDIDTLQQLEDLLDSWPGTMVVVSHDRYLTERVCDAVYALFGDGRITHLPGGIEEYLTRRLAAAAAEQRPVAKKPAPVDEAPKLSSAEVRALGKELSRLERKLDQLHDREQKLHAQLLEAATDPAKLMDLNAQLKTVQAEKDEVEQRWLETSEAIE; this comes from the coding sequence ATGGTCAACCTGGTCAACCTCGAATCGGTCTCCAAGTCCTACGGCGTCCGCCCGCTGCTGGACGCCGTCTCGCTCGGTGTCGGCGAGGGCGAGCGCATCGGCGTCGTCGGGCTCAACGGCGGTGGCAAGACCACCCTGCTCGAAGTGCTCACCGGCATCGCGGAACCGGACAGCGGCCGGGTCAGCCAGGTGCGCGGGCTGCGGATGGCCGTGGTCACCCAGCGCACCGAACTGGTCGGCGAGACCGTGCGCGACGCCGCGCTGGCCGCCTACGACGCCGACCACGAATGGGCCGCCGACGCCCGCGTGCGGTCCATTGTGGAGGGTCTGGGGATCACCGCGCTGGGCCTGGACAACCCGACCGCCACGCTGTCCGGTGGGGAACGCCGCCGGGTGGCACTGGCCGCCGCGCTGGTCGGCGAACTGGACCTGGTCGTGCTCGACGAGCCGACCAACCACCTCGACGTCGAAGGCGTGCGCTGGCTGGCCGACCACCTGCTCGCGCGGAAGACCGCGCTGGTGGTGGTCACGCACGACCGCTGGTTCCTGGACACCGTCTGCGGCCGGACCTGGGAGGTCGTCGGCGGGCGGGTCGAGCAGTACGAAGGTGGTTACGCCGACTGGGTTTTCGCGCGGGCCGAACGCGCGCGGCTGGCCGCGACGCTGGAGGAGAAGCGGCAGAACCTGGCGCGCAAGGAACTCGCCTGGTTGCAGCGCGGGGCGAAGGCGCGCACGTCCAAGCCGCGCTACCGGATCGAAGCCGCCGAGGCGCTGATCTCCGACGTGCCACCGCCGCGGGATTCCGTCGAGCTGATGAGCTTCGCCCGGCGGCGGCTGGGCAAGACCGTGGTCGAGCTGGAGGACGTGACCCTGGCCGCCGGGGAGAAAGCGTTGCTGGACAACGTGACCTGGCGGATCGGCCCGGGGGACCGGATCGGCCTGGTCGGGGTGAACGGCTCCGGCAAGACCACCTTGCTCAAGGCGCTGGCGGGGGAGACCGAGCTGGCCGGGGGCCGCCGGATCCAGGGCAAGACGGTCAGCCTGGCGCACCTGACGCAGGAACTCGAGGACCTGCCGGGGCACCTCCGCGTGCTGGAGGCGGTCGAGCAGGTCGCCGGGCGCGTGGTGCTGGGCAAGCACGAGCTGTCCGCGTCGCAGCTGGCCGAGAAGCTGGGCTTCCCGCCGGCGCGGCAGTGGACGCCGGTCGAGGACCTCTCCGGCGGCGAGCGGCGGCGGCTGCAGCTGGTCCGCCTGCTGATGGCCGAGCCGAACGTGCTGCTGCTCGACGAGCCGACGAACGACCTGGACATCGACACCCTGCAGCAGCTGGAGGACCTGCTCGACTCGTGGCCGGGCACCATGGTGGTCGTCTCGCACGACCGGTACCTGACCGAACGGGTCTGCGACGCGGTCTACGCGCTGTTCGGCGACGGGCGCATCACGCACCTGCCCGGCGGCATCGAGGAGTACCTGACGCGGCGCCTGGCCGCGGCCGCCGCCGAGCAACGGCCCGTGGCCAAGAAGCCGGCGCCGGTCGATGAGGCGCCGAAGCTGTCCTCGGCCGAGGTTCGGGCGCTCGGCAAGGAGCTGTCGCGGCTGGAGCGCAAGCTGGACCAGTTGCACGACAGGGAGCAGAAGCTGCACGCGCAGCTGCTCGAAGCGGCCACCGACCCGGCGAAGCTGATGGACCTGAACGCCCAGCTGAAGACCGTGCAGGCGGAAAAGGACGAGGTCGAGCAGCGCTGGCTGGAAACCTCCGAAGCGATCGAGTAG